The DNA region CGGACTTCATCCATGAGCGTTTCGATTAGATATAGACCTAACCCTCCCTCTGTCAGTTGATCGACTGTACTTGATTCTGTATAAGGGCCAAGTTCATTTTTAGTCTGTAAAAAATTAAAACTCTTGCCGCTATCAGCTACCATCGTTTCTATCTTGTCCTCGTAAATGCCGAAGCCGACAATTACTTCCCCGCCTTCTCCGTCGGGATAGGCATGCTGTACAGCGTTTGTGCACGCTTCACTGACAGCAATTTTAATATCCTCGATTTCCTCATATGTATAACCCATTCTGCTGGCAATTCCTGAAATCGTTAACCTGATTACACCAACATATTCCGGTTTCGCTGGAATCTTCATTTCAACATAATCCATCACGTGTTTCATTGTCCCCCATCCTTTGTAATATTCATAATTTTACTCAATCCTGTCAGTTCAAAAAGTCGCATTAATCGATCCGATAACTCTACTAGCCTCAGTTCTCCCTCATTTTTGTTCAGCTGCTTGAACAATCCTACAAACACTCCAAGTCCGGTACTGTCCATGTAGGAAACTTCTTTCAAGTTAATCGTAATCACTTTATTATTGCCCTCCGCGAGAGGTAATAGCTCCTCACGTAGCTTTGGTGCTGTGTATGCATCGATTTCTCCTACAACCGTCACATATATATCCTTATCATTCTGTTGTTTTTCGATGTTTACTTTCATTCCATCATCACCTCTGAAATATTTATTGTTTACATACCCTTTATAGTAAAAACTAAACCTATTTTTTAAAAAATATTTTTCTTGGATTATACCAAAATAAGGAAGAGTTACAAATAGTCATAAATAACTAGCTAAATAGTAGGCTTTTTCTAATAATTGTTTCGTTTTGTTCGATTAGGGTATATAAAAGTATCTTATTAAGGAGTGAGATGCAATGGATGATAAGCTGAAAAATAAGTTCCCCGTTTCGAACAATGGCTCAATGGCCCAGAACTTTGATGAAATGAAGAAGCTCGGCAAGGAAATGGAGGAGGCAAAAACCAATAAAGAGTTAAAAGAAGAAAAGAAGATCCCGGATCCTAAGCAGTAACAGCAGCTGCCTCGAAAATTTCGAGGCAGTTTTTTTATTTTTTGAAAGAGGCTTGCACCCCAAGACAATAGGAAGGACTAATCTTACTCGCTCCCCAAGAGTGTTGTTCTTCATCGAAAAAATTTTTAAATTTCGGATAAAAATTAAGGCGTGAATTCTTGTGTGAATTCACGCCTTAAACAGTAAGAACTTTGATTATATTAAAGAGAGTGTATGGTAGATAAATAATCAGTTGCTGTTCCGTCTCGGCCCGTTAACTTGATAAACTCTTCCATTCTGCCGTTCGGAAGGCGACTCCACTTCCTCTTTTCGGAATTCTTTATCCACAGTCCCGGAAATCGAATCTCCATATCTTGGCAAGTCCGTATCTTGTTGGACATTTTCACCATTTAAATAGGAATGGTTCCCATCCTTTTTCCCCTGCTGACGCGATAGCTCTCTTAAATCTTCCACAATCTCGTCGCCGGGTAATTGCTGCTCCTTATCATTCCTAGAAGGATTTTCGCCATCATTATATCCAGTTCGTCCTTTTTTATCTCTTTCCGTTAATTCATTTTCACCTGTACGTCCAAATACTTCAATATCCTTGTTATCAACATAATTTTTAGCCATTATTGTTTCCTCCCTTTTTTTAAGATTGCTGTTTTTCATTCCTACTGGTTTTACCGAACATGCAACCACATACTTCAACCACCATCCTTCTAATTTATCTGATTATCAGGCTAGCTAGTTTCTAACCTTGATAGTGTTATACCACCATTCCAAGGGGTTCAAACCTTATATTTAAAGGTTCTGTTAAACCTGGCTGTTGATTTCCTCTCCAAGCTACACCGCTCCCTTTCTACCATTTGATTCCGTTAAAAAGAGTGAGATAAACATAGAAAAATGTTTAATTGAAACATAAAACGGGTATTTAGAGAACAAATCTTAAGGAGGTTATAACCATGAATAGAGTCTTCAGTATGAGCTCGTTAGTAGCGGTAGGAATTGGAGCAACGGCAGCGGTATGGCTATCGAATAAACCAAACCGCATTAAAGCCGAAAGTGTGTTAAAGGACTGGAAACACAAGGTAAAGCCAAATGTATACGCGACATCTGAGCAGCTTCCGATCGAAAAGGGCGGCAATCCGCATCCAGAAGATTTTGCCGATAATGAGATGGTGAGTGAGGGAGCACAATATTCTGTTCAATTTTACAATGAGAAAATCCAATAGGAGCAGCGGTTGGGGTACTCGTACCCCAACTTTTTACTGTCCAGCTCCAAGTGCTACATTGCACGAAGAAAAGCGGTCGCTTTTCTAAGGTGGTAGGAGCGAATGAATTTTTTTTAGTATATATCCTGCTAAACACTAAAAAGCCAGGCTTTGGCCTGGCTTGATACTTTTTATCCGATCTTTTTCACTGCAGCTGCATTCTTTCTTGAAATCACCGGTGGATTTCGGATTGTTAAAGGCTTATTTTCCACTTTCCAACTTATTGTCCAGCTTTCCTAGATATTTTCTAGCAAACTCTGTTCCGCCGAGACCGAACGCCAGACCAAAAGCCAACGCCAATCCGCCTAATACAAGGATGAAAGCAGCATTAACAATCGAATGTGCAACACCTAATTGATCTAATGCCATAAACACAGTGATGGTAAAGATTGTATATTTTGTTATTCTTGCAAGCATTCTAGAATAGTTGTGTTGTACGATGGTTTGGAGAATTCGTTCCATAAACTGTCCTACGTATAATCCAATACCGAGAATGATGATTGCTGTTAACAACATTGGCAGATAGGCAATCACCCCGGTTGCCAATGTAACTAAGAAGTCTAACTGAACAATTTGTAAGGCTTCTACGGTAAACAAGAGAACAACAATAATTTTGGCCAGTATTCCCACCATTTGTGACAGAGTATACTTCGGCGGGTCTGGTGTTAATGCACCAATCCCCATCTGATGAAAGACTTGATCGAATCGCAAGCGCCATAGCATTTGTGTAACCAATTTCGCCACCCATTTTCCAAGCCAAATACCTGTTACTACTAGGATGATCGCAACAATCATATTTGGAATCATCGATAGAACCTCTTGAAGCATCGCAACGGCCGGTTCAGATATTCCCTTTAGTTCTAATTTCTCCAATGCCGTTATGATGACAGGAATTAAAATTAAGATAAATACGATATTGCCAATTATTGTTGAAAGACTAGTCTCCTTTTCGTCATTTTTAAAAAATCCAAACCGAGAACCAAGCTTATCCAAACCGACGCCTTTTAGAAAGTTCGTTAAAATATCACGGACAATTTTTGCAATCAGCCAGCCAATGAACACAATCAATGCTGCTGCAAATAACTTAGGTATAAAAGCTAATATCATCGTCAATGCATTTGAAAATGGCTCTGAGATTCCTTCTAATTCAAGCGCCTCTAGGATAGCTGGAATAAATAACAGGAGAACAAAATAGAAAATTGCCATTCCGATACCATTTACTCGATTGGCAGCTTCTAGGGCGTTATTTGCCATTTTCCATTTAACAAGCTTTTCTCCTAAACGGATTATCCCTGCCCCTTTTATAAAGAGATAACGCAGCAAGAAAGCAATTGCCCAGGCGAATAAAAGAGTCAGTGCAGCTTTTAATAGATGAGGGATTGCTGCTGTCATCGTTGAAACCATTTTTACAAGAGGTTCAGCAATCAGGCCTAAGTTCAGCATATTAAAAAAGATAATCCACACGACAACAAGTAACGTATAATAGACGATTTTTCCTATGATTGATTCAGTCGAATACTTTCTATTTTTAAAACTCGAAAAAAGTTTATCATCGAATGCGGTTCTCTCAAGTGCAGCTTCTACAGCTCTTCCAATCCCCTTTGCCGCCAGCCAGCCGATTAATAGAACAAGTAGTGCCAACAACACGTGGGGAATTCGATCAGTGTATATGTACCAACCCGTCATCATATTTTCTACACTCATGTATCATCTCTCCTATTCTCTATTTTATTAGACTTGCTAAATGTAATACCCTGTCAACATAGTTTCAAACCTCGAAAAATTAAAAACTATTTTCACAGAAAACTGTTTCACTTTCCTAGACAATTTTTTAAAAAACAAAAAGACCAATTTTTTCGAAGTGCTCTTCTATAGAAATAACATGATTTTAATGAGTGTTTGAGAAGGTTTGGCTGGGGCTTTCCTCTAATCCAAAAGTAAAAAGATGTTTCGAATTATTTTCATTGGGAATATAAACAATGTAGGACAAAACGAGAGGAAGGGAGTTAAAGAGGCATGAGTTTAATCGAAGCTTTAAAAGATTTATTAGCTAAATTATCCACAGATTCCTATATCAACTCACTTTTTTGTAAGAATCCTATATTTAAAAACAATTTAGGATCATGTTAAAAACTTCTAGCGTACGAAGCTTACCGGAGGTGTAAAGAATGAGGAAAAGTTTATTAGTCGGTGGATTGGCTATTTCACTAACATTTGGCGGTTTAGCGGGATGTGGGGATGGCGTAGACCAAGATAATGGTGTAAGTGACGGAAAACAAAAAGATGCGATAGATAATGATACCCAAAAGAAAGCCGAAGATGCGATAAATAATGTCGAAGACGCATTAACAGAAACAGAGAAAGATATAGAAAAAAAAGCAGAAGATGCCGGTATTGGTGATGGCATAGACCAAGATAATGGTACGAATGATGGAGAAGTGAAAGATAAACAGTAATATGCCTTCGATTTTAGGGATATAAAAAGGTGAAAAAAATGACGAGGAGGACGAACAAAATGAACAAAGATAAAGTAAAAGGGAAGGTAGATCAGGTCAAAGGTGAGGCAAAAGAGCAATGGGGTAAATTAACAGAGGATCGTTCAATAGAAAACGAAGGAAAAGTGGATAAAGCAAAAGGGAAATTACAGGAAAAGATTGGGCAAGTAAAAGATATATTCTCTAGGGTAGCATTTGAAAACCGAAGAGATACCTATTCGTTTAACATTCTTTAAAACAAAAAATATTTTTAGTAATAATAGGAGGAGGAATTAATAATGGACAAGCCGGTAAAGAGGGTTGTTGGTATTTACGAATCAGAACAAGAAGCGATTGCAGCTATTGAAGGTTTATTAAGCCAAGGATACGATAAACAAGAGATCTGTGTCGTTGGTAAAGATCTCAAAAATGTAAATCATGTTTCAGACGAAACCGGAGTAGTTGCTGAAGAAACTGCTACCGGTGCGCTAACAGGAGGAACAATTGGCGGGGTAACAGGTTTATTAGTAGGAGTGGGAGCTCTGGCTATCCCAGGAGCTGGACCAATCATCGCTGCAGGTCCAATTGCTACAAGTTTAATAGGAGCTTTAGCGGGTGCTGGTATAGGTGGATTAGGTGGAGCCTTGATTGGACTTGGAATACCAGAGGACGAAGCAGATTACTATGGCAACTCTGTTAAGGAAGGAAAAATCTTAGTCCTAACGAAGGAAAGCTCAAATGATAGGGATAACTTAGAACCAGAACTCATTTCGCACGAGAGTGGCACAAATATACAAGAGATAAAGCAGAGTGATGCCTTTATCGATAGAAATTCTACCCTAACTAATAAGTATTAAGTATAAAAAAAAGGCCGCAGCAACGTGAACCGTTGCTGCAGCTTTTTTTATGCAGATAAATGTCCAACAAGAGAAAAAGAAGAGGCACCCTTATGCCTCTTCTTTCGTCTTATATGCTTCCCCTTTGTTTGACCAAAATACCGGTTGCTTCCCCCAAAGCTTCCGATTATTGGATGAAGTCTAAGAACTGGTTAAAATGATTGTTGACGAATTCAACCGCGATGTTTGGAGCGATTCCAAACAGGATGGATCCCGCTACAGCCACAATGATTACCACTAGGATCCCCACAGGGATTTTAGTGAATTTACTCTCATCAACGGCTGGACGGAAGAACATTTGTGTCATGATTCCAAAATAATAGAAGTAAGACACAACGGTAGTCGCAATCATCACCGATGCCAGCACATAATACGGTTCTGGACCGATGAAGGCTCCGATAAAGATGTTTAATTTACCGATGAAGCCTGCTGTTCCCGGGAAGCCGGCCAGAGCGACTAACAGAATGGCCATCGCCACTGCGAGCAACGGTGAACGGCGATACAAGCCCGCATAATCAGCGATTCGCGTTCCCCCGGTTTTTGCCTCAACTAACTGGATGACAGCAAGTGCGCCTAGGTTCATGAACAAGTAGGCAAGTAAATAAAACCAAATTGCGTAAAACAAGTTTGAACTCATTGTTGCAAACGCGACAAGAATATAGCCGGCATGCGCAATACTTGAGTAGGCAAACATCCGTTTTATATTCGTTTGCTTCAAGGCAATGACGTTTCCGATAATCATCGTTACGCCTGCGATGAAGGCAATATAGTCGCGCATATTATACAAAATTGGCTCTGAGCCTGGACCATTTGAAGCCGCGAAGCCAAAGACGGATAACAGTATCCGGATGACGATCACAAAACCAGCCGTTTTAGAGACAACACTTAGAAAGGCTGTAACCGGTGTCGGTGCGCCCTGGTAAACGTCTGGTGCCCACATATGGAACGGAGCCGCCGCCAATTTAAATGATAAGCCAACGAAAATCATTAGGAACGCTAATCCCAACAGGTAGGCCTGCTGCGGATCGGCCAAGCTTTGGAGCCTGACGGCAATCTCTAATAAATTGGTTGAGCCTGCTAAGCCGTACACATAACTCATTCCGAACAAGGTAATTGCGGTTGCAATACTGCCGTTAATGACATATTTCATTGCCGCTTCATTTGATTGTAAATTGTGTTTGCGAATACCCGCTAAGATATAGGAAGAAATTGATAACAATTCCAAACCGATAAATAAGGTAATTAAGTCGCCGCTTGATGTCATAACCATTGCACCGAGCAGCCCAGTTAAAAATAGATAGAAAAATTCGCCGCGGTATTCTTCCATGCCCTCTTTTGCATCATAGCCAATCGCTAAAAGCAGAACCATAGCGGAGCCGCCAAGCAATAACAGCTTAAAGGCTTTGGCAAACGAATCCAGGCGGAAAGTATCCGCTAAAATCGATGTTGCTTGCATATCCACGAGGCCAGCAAGCGAAACCATGGCAGCAATAACCGCCGCGAACGCGATCCAGCCAAGGATGCGACGGTCTTTATTTTTCGGCATAAATAAATCCAGCAGTGTAAGAAGCGCTGCAACACCAACGATGATGAACTCTGGTGTCATGATGCTCCAACTAAATGATTGCAATTCCTCAAGACTCATCCTTCATCACCCTCCTATTCCGAGCATAATCGTTTCAAGTGAGGCTTGAAGCGGTGCGCTAAGAACGCTTGGATACACTCCGATTAACACAATCAAACCCGTTAGGACAACGACTGGTACCCATTCGATGCCCTTCACATCGGTAACTCCATCAAAGTCACGATGTGATTTTCCGTACGTAATCCCAAGAACTGCACGTAGCAAGTACGCAGCTGTCATGATAATACCGATCGTACCGACCGCCGCAATCCACGGCATTTCTTTGAATAAACCGAAGAACGCCATAAATTCACTCACGAATCCGCTCATTCCCGGCAAACCAAGTGACGCCAAAGCGCCAGCTAGCAAGAAGCCTGAAGCAATCGGCATCCCCTTCGCCATTCCGCCAAGGTTTTCCAGCAGCGAGGTATCGGTGCGCTCATAGAAAGCACCAACAAGGAAGAATAATAAAGCTGAAATCAACCCGTGGGAAACCACTTGGAAAATCGCTCCTTGAATCCCTGCTTCATTCATTGCCGCTAAGCCGATTAACACGATTCCCATGTGAGAAATCGATGAGTAAGCCAAAACCATTTTAAAATCTGTTTGAATGAACGCTAGGAAGGCTCCGTAGAGGAGATTAATCACTCCTAGGATGGCCAGCACTACTGACAGTGTTTCAAACTGTTCCGGAAAAATACCGAGTCCAAAGCGAATTAAACCGTACGCACCAATCTTCAATAGAATACCAGAGTGAATCATCACGATGGATGGCGGTGCCTGTACGTGAACCTTCAGCATCCAGCTGTGTAACGGGAAAATTGGTAACTTGACTCCAAAAGCGACGATCAGAGCAATCAGTAAACCAAGCTTTAATTCCCCAGACATTGGGAAGCTCGGATCATTTATGATCCTTTGCAGGAAGTCAATATTGGTTGTTCCTGTTTTCGAAAATAGAATCATAATCACGATTAATAGAACCGCCGAGCCGAGACCGTTAAAAATCAAGAAGCTGTAAGCTGCCTTTTCTTTTTCAAAATAGCCCCATTTTCCGATTAAGAAGAAGGTCGGAATTAAGGTAATTTCAAAAAAGACGAAGAACAGAATTAAGTTCTCAGCTGTAAATACACCGAGCATTCCTATTTCTAGCAGCAGGAAAAGCATGAAGTAGCCTTTCCATTCTTTTTTAATATAAATAGAAGCTAGAGCTGCTAAGGTTGCCACGATTGCTGTAAGAACAACCAATAGCATCGAAAAACCGCTGAGTCCCAGTTCATAGTTAACCGAAAAAATGCCATCACCAGCACCGTTCATACCGCGGAATTGAATCCACGGGACGGAAACGTCAAAGTCGTTTAGGTCCTTGCCCCATTGGTAATGAAAATAGGTGCCGAGCGCCACAAGTAACGCAGGCAGCGTCGCTAGGACGCCAACAATTTTAAGCAATTTTTCCTTATTTGCAGGCATGAAAGCTAAGACCACAATCCCTAGCAACGGGGAGAATACTAGGACGGAAAGAACGAAAGATAGATTCATTGTAAGTACCCCCCTGTTAACGCAAAGATGAGAGTGAGTAATGCCAAGCCGATAAAGGCAACCGCACCGTAAGTCTGAGTCTGTCCGTTTTGGAGCTGGGAGCCCGTTGCTCCAAGTGCCTGAACAATTCCTGCCACTGCTTTAACGATTCCTCCGACAAGGAATACATCGATGAAGCGCAAGAAATAACTGATGCCCTTCGTCACAGCAACGACTGTAAACTGGTAGAACTCATCTACATAGTATTTGTTGTAAAGAATGGTATGGAGCGTGTCGCCTGTGCCAGAAAGCCAGTTTCTTGCAAGCGAACGCTTGTAATAGATTAGGTAAGCAAGGAAGATGCCCAGTAAAGAAACCGCCGTTGCTGCAATCATAATCCAAATTGGTCCTTCAATATGACCATGTCCTAACGCTTCATTTCCATCAACGAGCCAATCGCCAAGGAAAGAACCGAACCATGGCGTGTTCACATAACCTGAGATGACCGCTAAAACGCCAAGGACAATCATCGGGAACGTCATGTTTGTTGGTGACTCGTGAACATTTTTCATCGGTGTGCGGGATTCCCCGGTAAACACCATGAAGAACAAGCGGAACATATAAAAAGCTGTCATAAAGGCTGCAATTAATGCAAGCAAGAAAAGAAACGGATGCCCGCCTTCCCAGGCTGCAACTAAAATTTCATCCTTACTAAAAAATCCTGAGAACAACGGGACGCCACTGATAGCAAGCGTTCCGATTAAGAATAATGGACCGGTAAAGGTTAATTTTTTCCAAAGTCCGCCCATTTCTTCGATATTCTGTGTATGGACCGCATGAATAACACTACCGGCAGCTAAGAATAGCAGCGCTTTGAAGAAGGCGTGTGTCATTAAGTGGAACACACCGGCAACATATCCTGCTGAACCTAGAGCCAGCATCATGTAGCCAAGCTGTGAGACCGTTGAGTACGCTAATACTCGTTTAATATCTGTTTGCACAAGGCCGATACTCGCTGCAAAGATGGCTGTAAACGCACCAATGATGGCTATGGTTAACAGTGCGGTATCGCTTGCTGCGAATAGCGGGAACATGGATGCAACAAGGTAGACCCCGGCGGCAACCATTGTCGCTGCGTGGATTAATGCCGACACTGGTGTCGGACCTTCCATCGCATCCGGAAGCCATGTATGTAGCGGGAACTGACCTGATTTACCCACCGCACCAATAAAGATTAAGATCGCTGTTAAGGTAATCATCCCTGGTGAGATGGCTCCAGCCTCAATGGCTTGGAAGATCTCACTGTATTCAAAGCTCTTTGTTTCCCAAAATAATAAAATCATGCCGATAAATAAGCCAACATCACCGATACGGGTCATGATGAACGCCTTTTTCGCAGCAGCCTTCGCTTCATTTTTGTTAAAGTAGAAACCAATTAACAAGAAGGAACCGGCTCCGACAAGCTCCCAGAAAATATAGGTTTGCAGGAGGTTTGGCGAAATCACAAGGCCCAGCATCGCAAACGTAAATAATCCTAAATAGGCATAGAATACTGGTATACGCTTGTCGCCATGCATATAACCCTTCGAATAGGTATGTACAAGAAAGCTGACAAGCGAGACAATCACTAGCATCAATGCATTCAATTGATTTACTTCAAATCCCGCTGTTAATTGAATATCTCCAATCGTAAGCCAATCTGTTGACGTCTTAAATGAAGGTTTAGAAAACCGCTCAAACAACACCAACAACGAAAAAATGAGAGAAGCCAGCGTGAGGAGAATCCCCACATAAGCACTCGCTTCCTTCAATCGCTTGCCAAACAAAAGAAGAATCAAAAACGACAACAGCGGAAATAGCGGTATGATCCATGCATTCTCCATCATTATCACTATCCCCTTTTTCTAGGTGCTAAAGACACCACTCGTGGACAAATCCACTATTTGTCCATCTGGGGCGGACACTCGCAATTTTTCATAAAATGTGTCCGTCCTGGGTGGACCGTGTGTTTTGTGGTGCTAAAGTCACCAAAGGTTTTAAAAAAAATTAGTTTTTCATTGTGTTCATTTCGTCGATGTTGACGGTTTTCTTTGTACGGTAAAGGGCCATTAGGATTGCCAGGCCTACTGCGGCTTCGGCTGCAGCGACGCTGATTGTGAACAGCGCAAAGATTTGCCCGGTAATCGATGGTGCCATTCCGTATTTGCTAAAGGTAACAAGATTAATATTGACTGCGTTTAGCATTAATTCAATCGAGATTAAGACGATGACGGTGTTTCTTTTGGTCAGCGCACCATATAATCCGATGCAAAATAAAATTAGTGCGAGTGCCAGAAAGGCTGAAGCTGGAACTGAACTCATTCCTTATCCGCCCCCTTATTGTCTTTTTTGGCAAGAACAATCGCTCCAACCAGTGATACTAGCAATAACACAGACGTCAATTCAAAAGGGATTACCCATTTAGAGAACAAGGCTTCACCGATTTTCATGGTATTGTCCACATGCAGGTCAGTCGCCACTTGTGGGATGTTGAAGTCGTAAATACCAATGTAAAGCGCCATGGCAAACCCAACGATTCCTAAGAACACGAGAATCTTTCTCCACTTACCTGTACTAGGTTCGTCCGCGTCATCGTGCCTCGTTAACATGATTCCAAATAACATAATAATCGTAATCGAACCACCATAGATTAACACCTGCACGCCTGCTACAAACTCGGCAGACAGCAGCACGAAAACTCCGGCGATACTAATGAATGTGAAGATTAGGGCAACCACCATATGCACGACTTTGGTGAGATTTAATAGCAGCACGCCGCCGATAATCGCCACGAGTGCAAGGCCCATAAAAGCGAAAAATTCGCCGGTAATTGTCATGGCTTATTCACCTGCCGTTTATTTTCATCATTTTCATCCAAGTACTCAAGGTTCTTAAATAACATGTCACGGCTATATTCCGCGAGCTCAAAGTTATTTGTCATGATAATCGCTTCCGTTGGGCAAACCTCCGTACACAGGTCACAAAGGATACAAATCTCAAAATTGATGTCGTACGTATCAATAATTTTCCCCTTTTTTGCTGGATCGGGATGCTTTTTCCCGGTTAATTGAATACAATCGGTCGGACATATTGCCGAGCATTGATTACAGACAATACACTTTTCCGGGTAAAATTTCTGAATCCCGCGGAACCGATCTGGCAACGGAAGCGGCTCATCTGGATATTTATAAGTGACTTTTTCTTTTGTTAGGTTTTTTAGGGTATATTTCAAGCCTTTTGCTAATCCAAGCACGTTTTTCACCCCTTTTACATTATAAAAATTCTAGCTTAAACACAACTTTTTAGAAAAATATCGT from Neobacillus sp. FSL H8-0543 includes:
- the nuoN gene encoding NADH-quinone oxidoreductase subunit NuoN: MSLEELQSFSWSIMTPEFIIVGVAALLTLLDLFMPKNKDRRILGWIAFAAVIAAMVSLAGLVDMQATSILADTFRLDSFAKAFKLLLLGGSAMVLLLAIGYDAKEGMEEYRGEFFYLFLTGLLGAMVMTSSGDLITLFIGLELLSISSYILAGIRKHNLQSNEAAMKYVINGSIATAITLFGMSYVYGLAGSTNLLEIAVRLQSLADPQQAYLLGLAFLMIFVGLSFKLAAAPFHMWAPDVYQGAPTPVTAFLSVVSKTAGFVIVIRILLSVFGFAASNGPGSEPILYNMRDYIAFIAGVTMIIGNVIALKQTNIKRMFAYSSIAHAGYILVAFATMSSNLFYAIWFYLLAYLFMNLGALAVIQLVEAKTGGTRIADYAGLYRRSPLLAVAMAILLVALAGFPGTAGFIGKLNIFIGAFIGPEPYYVLASVMIATTVVSYFYYFGIMTQMFFRPAVDESKFTKIPVGILVVIIVAVAGSILFGIAPNIAVEFVNNHFNQFLDFIQ
- a CDS encoding CsbD family protein, encoding MNKDKVKGKVDQVKGEAKEQWGKLTEDRSIENEGKVDKAKGKLQEKIGQVKDIFSRVAFENRRDTYSFNIL
- a CDS encoding mechanosensitive ion channel, translating into MSVENMMTGWYIYTDRIPHVLLALLVLLIGWLAAKGIGRAVEAALERTAFDDKLFSSFKNRKYSTESIIGKIVYYTLLVVVWIIFFNMLNLGLIAEPLVKMVSTMTAAIPHLLKAALTLLFAWAIAFLLRYLFIKGAGIIRLGEKLVKWKMANNALEAANRVNGIGMAIFYFVLLLFIPAILEALELEGISEPFSNALTMILAFIPKLFAAALIVFIGWLIAKIVRDILTNFLKGVGLDKLGSRFGFFKNDEKETSLSTIIGNIVFILILIPVIITALEKLELKGISEPAVAMLQEVLSMIPNMIVAIILVVTGIWLGKWVAKLVTQMLWRLRFDQVFHQMGIGALTPDPPKYTLSQMVGILAKIIVVLLFTVEALQIVQLDFLVTLATGVIAYLPMLLTAIIILGIGLYVGQFMERILQTIVQHNYSRMLARITKYTIFTITVFMALDQLGVAHSIVNAAFILVLGGLALAFGLAFGLGGTEFARKYLGKLDNKLESGK
- a CDS encoding NADH-quinone oxidoreductase subunit J, which encodes MTITGEFFAFMGLALVAIIGGVLLLNLTKVVHMVVALIFTFISIAGVFVLLSAEFVAGVQVLIYGGSITIIMLFGIMLTRHDDADEPSTGKWRKILVFLGIVGFAMALYIGIYDFNIPQVATDLHVDNTMKIGEALFSKWVIPFELTSVLLLVSLVGAIVLAKKDNKGADKE
- a CDS encoding anti-sigma factor antagonist yields the protein MKVNIEKQQNDKDIYVTVVGEIDAYTAPKLREELLPLAEGNNKVITINLKEVSYMDSTGLGVFVGLFKQLNKNEGELRLVELSDRLMRLFELTGLSKIMNITKDGGQ
- the nuoK gene encoding NADH-quinone oxidoreductase subunit NuoK; the encoded protein is MSSVPASAFLALALILFCIGLYGALTKRNTVIVLISIELMLNAVNINLVTFSKYGMAPSITGQIFALFTISVAAAEAAVGLAILMALYRTKKTVNIDEMNTMKN
- a CDS encoding NADH-quinone oxidoreductase subunit M — its product is MNLSFVLSVLVFSPLLGIVVLAFMPANKEKLLKIVGVLATLPALLVALGTYFHYQWGKDLNDFDVSVPWIQFRGMNGAGDGIFSVNYELGLSGFSMLLVVLTAIVATLAALASIYIKKEWKGYFMLFLLLEIGMLGVFTAENLILFFVFFEITLIPTFFLIGKWGYFEKEKAAYSFLIFNGLGSAVLLIVIMILFSKTGTTNIDFLQRIINDPSFPMSGELKLGLLIALIVAFGVKLPIFPLHSWMLKVHVQAPPSIVMIHSGILLKIGAYGLIRFGLGIFPEQFETLSVVLAILGVINLLYGAFLAFIQTDFKMVLAYSSISHMGIVLIGLAAMNEAGIQGAIFQVVSHGLISALLFFLVGAFYERTDTSLLENLGGMAKGMPIASGFLLAGALASLGLPGMSGFVSEFMAFFGLFKEMPWIAAVGTIGIIMTAAYLLRAVLGITYGKSHRDFDGVTDVKGIEWVPVVVLTGLIVLIGVYPSVLSAPLQASLETIMLGIGG
- the nuoI gene encoding NADH-quinone oxidoreductase subunit NuoI — translated: MLGLAKGLKYTLKNLTKEKVTYKYPDEPLPLPDRFRGIQKFYPEKCIVCNQCSAICPTDCIQLTGKKHPDPAKKGKIIDTYDINFEICILCDLCTEVCPTEAIIMTNNFELAEYSRDMLFKNLEYLDENDENKRQVNKP
- the rsbW gene encoding anti-sigma B factor RsbW encodes the protein MKHVMDYVEMKIPAKPEYVGVIRLTISGIASRMGYTYEEIEDIKIAVSEACTNAVQHAYPDGEGGEVIVGFGIYEDKIETMVADSGKSFNFLQTKNELGPYTESSTVDQLTEGGLGLYLIETLMDEVRVSNRSGVTVFMVKYLGGERESHDNSTSDRETN
- a CDS encoding general stress protein; translation: MDKPVKRVVGIYESEQEAIAAIEGLLSQGYDKQEICVVGKDLKNVNHVSDETGVVAEETATGALTGGTIGGVTGLLVGVGALAIPGAGPIIAAGPIATSLIGALAGAGIGGLGGALIGLGIPEDEADYYGNSVKEGKILVLTKESSNDRDNLEPELISHESGTNIQEIKQSDAFIDRNSTLTNKY
- the nuoL gene encoding NADH-quinone oxidoreductase subunit L, translating into MMENAWIIPLFPLLSFLILLLFGKRLKEASAYVGILLTLASLIFSLLVLFERFSKPSFKTSTDWLTIGDIQLTAGFEVNQLNALMLVIVSLVSFLVHTYSKGYMHGDKRIPVFYAYLGLFTFAMLGLVISPNLLQTYIFWELVGAGSFLLIGFYFNKNEAKAAAKKAFIMTRIGDVGLFIGMILLFWETKSFEYSEIFQAIEAGAISPGMITLTAILIFIGAVGKSGQFPLHTWLPDAMEGPTPVSALIHAATMVAAGVYLVASMFPLFAASDTALLTIAIIGAFTAIFAASIGLVQTDIKRVLAYSTVSQLGYMMLALGSAGYVAGVFHLMTHAFFKALLFLAAGSVIHAVHTQNIEEMGGLWKKLTFTGPLFLIGTLAISGVPLFSGFFSKDEILVAAWEGGHPFLFLLALIAAFMTAFYMFRLFFMVFTGESRTPMKNVHESPTNMTFPMIVLGVLAVISGYVNTPWFGSFLGDWLVDGNEALGHGHIEGPIWIMIAATAVSLLGIFLAYLIYYKRSLARNWLSGTGDTLHTILYNKYYVDEFYQFTVVAVTKGISYFLRFIDVFLVGGIVKAVAGIVQALGATGSQLQNGQTQTYGAVAFIGLALLTLIFALTGGYLQ